The following nucleotide sequence is from Pseudomonas putida S13.1.2.
GCAGGATTGCCGTGGGTGTGCTCGGCTCACCCTGGTAACCCCGCAGTTGTGCGCGATTCTGCAACACGACCTGACGGCCGTCGGCCAGGGTGACCTGCAGGGTGCCCTGGTCGATCGCGTAGGCTGTGGCGTCGCGGTGCGAAGCGCCGTCGAGTGGGGCGCTAGCGTCGAGGAACTGCCGGCCATAGGCAATCACCTTGTCACCGCGCACCGGGTTGTAGCCTTGGCCGCGTTCGGCGCCAGCGGTTTCGGCAATGGCATCGGTGCCGTACAGCGCATCGTACAGCGATCCCCAGCGGGCGTTGGCGGCGTTGAGGGCGTAGCGGGCATTGCTCAGTGGCACGACCAGCTGCGGGCCGGCTTGTATGGCAATTTCGCGGTCGACGTTGCGGGTGCTGATTTGCACGGTTTCGGGGGCGTCGACCAGGTAGCCGATGCCTTGCAGGAAGTGCTGGTAGGCGGCCATGTCGCGGATCGGGCCGGGGTGCTGGCGGTGCCAGTTGTCCAGCTCGGTTTGCAGGCGCTGGCGTTCGGCGAGCAGGGCGCGGTTTTGCGGGGCAAGGTCGTGGACGAGGGTGCTGAAACCTTGCCAGAAGGCGTTGGCTTCGATACCGGTGCCGGGGAGGACTTCGTCTTCGATGAAGCGCTGGAGGGTGGGGGCGATCTGGAGTTCGTTTGACATTGTCTGTTCGCTCGATGTTCGGTCTTCGGGAATTCAGTCGCCTGTGCGGGCCTCTTCGCGGGTAAACCCGCTCCCACAGGGACCGCAGGCACCTCAAATCCAGTGCAGTACTTGTGGGAGCGGGTTTACCCGCGAAGAGGCCGTTACAGGATTTACAAGGCAGCCGCCCCAGCCTTGGCCACCTGGGCATCCTGTTCGGACTTGACCCCGGATACGCCGATGGCACCCACCACCTGGCCATCCACCCGCAGTGGTACGCCCCCTTCCAGGCTGGTCAGCAACGGTGCGGTGACAAACGCGGTGCGGCCACCATTGACCATTTCCTCGTAATCCCGGGTTTCCTTGCGCCCCAGCGCGGAGGTGCGGGCTTTCTCCACGGCAATGTAGGCACTGGCCGGCGCACAGCCATCCAGGCGCTCCAGGGCCAAGGGGTGGCCGCCGTCGTCGACCACGGCGATGGTCACGTTCCATTTTTGTGCCAAGGCTTCCTGGCGGGCGGCGGCCAGCACACGGGCGACTTCGGCATGGCCGATCACGAACTTGCTATGCATGGGGGTTCTCCGGGTTCAAGGCTGCTTCGACGATTTCGATCCAGTGCCGTACCGGCGTGCGCCCGGCCCCGTCGAGGTGGGCCTGGCAGCCGATATTGGCGGTAGCGATGACTTGCGGTTTGCCGCTTTCCAGGGCGTTGAGGCGGTTGTCCCGCAGTTGCAGCGACAGCGCTGGCTGGGTCAGCGAATAAGTGCCAGCCGAGCCGCAGCACAGGTGCCCGTCCGGCACCGAAGTCAGGGTAAAGCCCAGGCGCGTCAGCAGCGCCTCTACCGCCCCTCCAAGTTTCAGGGCGTGTTGCAGCGTACAGGGGCAGTGGAAGGCCAGGCGCTGCTCGGCGCACAGGCCCAGTTGCTCGATCGGCTCATCGCGCAGTACTTCTACCAGATCGCGGGACAGGGCGCTGACCCTTGCCGCTTTGGCTGCGTAGCGGGGGTCGTGCTCCAGCAGGTGACCATAGTCGCGCACGAACGCGCCGCAGCCGCTGGCGGTTTGCACGATGGCCTCGGCACCTGCTTCGATAGCCGGCCACCAGGCGTCGATATTGCGCCGCGCACGCTGCAGGCCTTGCTCCTGGGCATTGAGGTGATAATCCACCGCGCCACAGCAGCCGGCCTGATGGATCGGTTGCACGCTAATCCCCAGGCGGTCGAGCAGGCGTGTCGCAGCGGCATTGGTATTGGGTGACAAGGCCGGCTGCACGCAGCCTTCCAGCATCAGCACCTGGCGTGCGTGGCGTGGCGCGGGGCGCTCGCCGGGCGCCGTGATGCGCGCCGGTAGCTTGCGCTTGAGCGTGGCCGGCAACAGCGGGCGCAGGGCCTGGCCGCTGCGGGTCAGCGCCTTGAACAACGCAGGGCGTGGCACCACCGCACGCAGGCCCTGGCGCAGCAGGCGCTGACCGAGCGGGCGCTGCACCTGCTGGTCGACCACGGCGCGGCCGATGTCCAGCAGGTCGTGGTACCTGACCCCGGATGGGCAGGTGCTTTCGCAGTTGCGGCAGCTCAGGCAGCGGTCCAGGTGCAGTTGGGTGCTGGCGGTGACCGGCTCGCCTTCGAGCACCTGCTTTATCAGGTAGATGCGCCCGCGCGGGCCGTCCAGTTCATCGCCCAGCAGCTGGTAGGTGGGGCAGGTGGCGGTGCAGAAACCACAGTGCACGCAGGAGCGCAGAATGCTTTCGGCCTCGTCGGCGCGGGCCAGCCGGCGGCTTGTTTCGCTCAGGTTGGTTTGCATGGTCTGGCCTCACAGGTCCGGGTACAGGCGGCCAGGGTTGAACACCCCCTGGGGGTCGAGCTGCTGCTTGAGGGCGCGGTGGTAACGCATCAGTGCGGCGTGCAGGGGTGGGCTGCTGGCTGCACCGGGGGCGTAGCAGGTGGCGTGACCGCCCACCTTGGTAACCTGGTCGCGAATCGCCTGCGCCGGTGCGCTGGACTTCAGCCAGCGCTGGGCACCCCCCCAGTCGATCAACTGCCGGCCGGGCAGGTGCAACTCGCCGGTGGCGTTGGGCAGCGACAGCCGCCATAGCGGCGCGGGGTCACTGAAGAACGCCAGGCGCTGCTCGCGCAGGTCGCGCCAGAAGCCGCTGTCGAGGGTTACGCCGCCCAGGCGCTGGCGGGCCGATTGCACCGAGCCCTCACCGCCTTCCAGGCGCAAGTACAGGGCGTCTCCGTCATGGCAGGCCGCGCTGATCGGCAATGGCTGCTGGCCCCATTCGGCCAGCTCGGCCAATGCCTGGTGGCTGCCCATCGGCAGGCGCAGGCTCAGGCATTCGCGCGGCCGAGGCAGCACTTTCAAGGAAACTTCAGTCAACAGCCCCAGGCAACCGAAGCTGCCGGCCATCAGCCGTGATACATCGTAACCGGCCACATTCTTCATTACCTCGCCACCAAAGCGCAGCAGCTTGCCGTGGCCGGTGATCACCCGCGTGCCGAGCACGTAGTCACGTACCGAACCGGCCCACGGCCGCCTGGGGCCGGACAGCCCCGCCGCGACCATGCCGCCCAGGGTGGCCTCGGGGCCCAGATGCGGGGGCTCGCAGGGCAGCATCTGGCCGGCCTCGTGCAGCGCCGCTTCGATCTCGCGCAGCGGAGTGCCTGCACGGGCGGTGAGCACCAGTTCGGTCGGGTCGTAGCTGACGATGCCACGGTGGCTGCGGGTGTCGAGTACTTCGCCGGCCACCGGGTTGCCGAGCATGGCCTTGCTGTTGCTGCCCTGGATACGCAATGGCGTGCCCTGGTTCAAGGCCTGGTTAACCTGCTCCAGCAGGGCCTGGCTGATGTCGCGGTCCATGCTCATCAGAAGCGCTCCAGCTCGGGGAAGGGCAGTTGCCCGTGGTGCACGTGCATGGCGCCGAACTCGGCGCAACGGTGCAGGGTGGGGATGTTCTTGCCGGGGTTGAGCAGGCCCTGCGGGTCGAACGCGGCCTTGACCGCGTGGAACAGGGTGATTTCGTCGCTATTGAACTGCGCGCACATCTGGTTGATTTTTTCGCGCCCTACGCCGTGCTCGCCGGTAATGCTGCCGCCCACCGCCACGCACAGTTCGAGGATCTTGCCGCCGATGGCTTCGGCCCGCTCCAGCTCGCCGGGCAGGTTGGCATCGAACAGGATCAACGGGTGCATGTTGCCGTCGCCGGCGTGGAACACGTTGGCTACGCGCAGGCCGTATTCGCTGGACAGGTCACTGATGCCCTTGAGCACCCGCGGCAGTTCGCGGCGTGGGATGGTGCCGTCCATGCAGTAGTAGTCCGGGGAAATGCGCCCCACCGCCGGGAAGGCGTTCTTGCGCCCGGCCCAGAAGCGCACGCGCTCGGCCTCGTCGCAGGCCAGCCGCACCTCGCGGGCGCCGGCTTGGGTCAGCACGGCGGCCACCCGTTCGCAGTCGTCGTGCACATCGGCCTCCACGCCATCCAGTTCGCACAACAGGATGGCCGCCGCGTCCACCGGGTAGCCGGCGTGGATGAAGTCTTCGGCAGCGCGGATGGCCAGGTTGTCCATCATCTCCAGCCCGCCTGGAATGATGCCGGCAGCGATGATTTCGGCCACCGCCCGGCCGGCGTCCTCGACACTGTCGAAGCTGGCCAGCAGCACCCTTGCCACCTGAGGCCTGGGCAGCAATTTAACGGTGACTTCGGTGACGATGCCGAGCATGCCTTCAGAGCCAGTGAACAGCGCCAGCAGGTCGAAGCCGGGGCTGTCCAGGGCATCGCTGCCCAGGGTCAGGTGTTCCCCTTCGACCGTGAGAATGTCCACCTTCAGCAGGTTGTGCACAGTCAGGCCGTACTTGAGGCAGTGCACGCCACCTGCGTTCTCGGCGACGTTACCACCAATGGAGCAGGCAATTTGCGAGGACGGGTCTGGCGCGTAGTACATACCATGAGGTGCGGCGGCCTGGGAGATGGCCAGGTTGCGTACGCCGGGTTGCACACGGGCGTAGCGGCCCTGTGGGTTGACTTCAAGGATGCGGTTGAAGCGCGCCATCACCAGCAGGATGCCCTTGGCCAGCGGCAGGGCACCGCCCGACAGGCCGGTACCGGCGCCACGCGCTACCACTGGCACCCCGCGCTGGTGGCAGAGCTTGAGCAGCGTCTGCACCTGCTCCAGGCGTTCGGGCAGCACCACCAGCAGCGGCACAGTGCGATAGGCCGACAGGCCATCGCATTCGTAGGGTTTGAGGTCTTCTTCGCGGTGCAGGACTTCGAGGTCCGGCAGGGCACTGCGCAGTGCCTGCAGCAGGGCTGCCTGGTCCACGGCGGGTAGTGCGCCATCGACGCGTTCGTCGTACAGGATATTCATCGGCTCACTCGGCAACGGTTTTTGTAGTTGTTGGCAAAGCGGTCACCGTTGCAGCCTGCGCGTGCCAGCAGCAGCGGTCGAGCATGGCAGGCACTGGTCCTACCAGTTTTTCTTCGGGGTACTGGTTATTGATGGGTTTACCCGGCTAGATTGGGGCAGGTGGTCTAACTGGTCCTACCAGCAGGAGGGTGCGCAGTGGTTACTGACGGCAAGGGCAAGGTCGCCGACCAGGTGGCCGAGCGGGTCGAGCGGCTGATCGTCGACGGCGTGCTGAAGGTGGGCCAGGCCCTGCCGTCGGAGCGGCGGCTGGTAGAGAAGCTGGGTTGTTCACGCTCGGCCCTGCGCGAAGGGCTACGCATTTTGCGTGGGCGCGGCATCATCGACACCGAGCAAGGGCGAGGCTCGTTCGTCGCCGACCTGACGGGGCAGGCGGGTGCCACACCGTTGATGCACCTGTTCAGCTCACAGCCACGCACGCTGTTCGACCTTTTGGAGGTGCGGGCGTTGCTGGAGGCCGAGTCGGCGCGGCTGGCGGCGTTACGTGCCACCGAGGTCGACCGCTTGCTGATTCGCCGGCGTTATGAAGAAATGCTGGCTGCCCACGAGGCGGCAGAGGCGCTGGACGCCCGTGAGCACGCCCGCCGTGACCATGCCTTTCACCGGGCGATCAGCGAGGCGTCGCACAACCCGGTGCTGGTGCATACCCTGCAATCGCTCAGTGACCTGACCTTGAGCACCGTGTTTGCCTCGGTCAACAACCTGTATTGCCGGCCGGCGCAAAAACGCCAGATTGATCGGCAGCATGCGCGGCTGTATCACGCGGTGATGGAGCAACTGCCGGAGCAGGCGCAGCGGGCGGCGCGTGAGCATATCAACGGGATACGCGACAGTTTGCGGGAGATCGAACAGGAAGAGCAGCGGTTGGTCAGGGCGACGATGCGCATGGATGGCTGGGGGTGAAGTCGCCTGTGCCGGCCTATTCGCGGGTAAACCCGCTCCCACAGGAAACGCACTAGATCTGAAGGCTGTGCAGTCCCTGTGGGAGCGGGTTTACCCGCGAATAGGCCGGTACTGGCTGACTTCAATGGTCGGCTATACGGTCATCCTGGGAAAGAATAGCCCTGGCCAGCTCTTCATCATTGGCCTGCAGCCCCGGATGATCCTTGCGGACCTGTTCCAGCGCCGACTCTACATAGGCGCCACGGATTGCACCGCCGCTTGCTACGAAGGCAGAAAGCTCGTCACGGGCCGGGATGATCCGTTTGTCGTCCTTGAAGGTCGAATACAGCGAAGCGGAAACACCGGCTGAGGTGGCGACGTCGCCCGCATCGACGCGGGCCAGGGCAGCACCAGCAGGCAGCAGGAGCAGCAGCGCAGGGGCGAGGAGTAGGTGGCGCATGTCGAGTTCTCCAATAGCGTGAAGCACAGGGAAATAAACCACTCAGTGTTTAAGAGGGCCGGGGGGGCGGGTAGTTCCCTTAGCTGGCTGGAGATTGTCGGGGCCGCCGCGCGGGCCCCGAGGCAGGGTCAGGCCAACTGGTAGGTGGTCTTCCCCCGGGTAAAGAACACGAAGGCGCCATCGACGTAGCTGCTTTTGGTGGCAAGGGTCATGCAGTGCGAGTCCTTTTCTCAGAAACCTGGCGGGCGACGAAGTCGCTGATGTTGTCCACGGCGCTGTCCATCAGCTGCTGCATGGCGTCTTCACTGCTCCAGGCGATATGCGGGTTGAGCAGGAAGTCGTCGCGGTCGATCAGTTCGAACAGCGGGTTGCTCGGGTGCAGCGGCTCCACTTCCACCACATCCAGCGCCACGCCGCCCAGGCGGCCTTGCTGCAGCGCCCGGATCAGCGCCGTTTCGTTGACCACGCCGCCGCGGCCGGTGTTGACCACAATGGCATCGGGCTTCATCAACGCCAGTTGGTCGACATCGATCAGGTTGTAGGTTTCTGGTGTGAGCGGGCAGTTGATCGACAGTACATCGCAGCTTTTCAGCAGCTCGGCCAGTGGCCGGCAATCGGTGCCCTTGCGCTTGCCGCCGCGGTCCTCGAACAGCACCTGCATGCCGAATGCCCGCGCCAGGTGCGCCAGGCGCAGGGCAATCGGGCCGCTGCCGATGATCGCCAACTGCTTGTCGCGCACATCGCGGATGCGGTGGTTGAAGTAGATATTCTGGTACGGCTTGTCGCCGGCATGCACCTGGCGCATCAGGCGGGTGAAGGCGGCCGGGCGGCGGAACAGCTCAAGGATCATCGCCAGGCTGTGCTCGGCCACGGTGTTGGCGGCATAGCCCGGTACGCTCGATACTTCGATGCCGTTGGCTTCGCAATAATCGACATCCACGATGTCACGGCCGGTCAGGGCCAGCGAGATCATCTTCAGCCTGGGCAACTGGCGCAGATGCTCTTCGCGCAGCGGCACGCTGCAGGTCAGCGCCACGGTCGCGTCTTTGAGGTGCTCCGGAACCTGGTCGGGGTGGGTGTAGGCGTACTGCTGCCAGCTGTGATCGCAGTCGGGGCGCTTGAGGCGGGTGGAAGGCGCCAGCCCTTCGTCGTCAAGGAAGACGATATGTTCGCTCACGGTCTTGTCCTTATTTTTTCTGCGCGGGCACGTAACCGGCGGGCGCCATGCCCACAAGCTGACGGGTGACGAAGCCGGCATCCTGGTCGTGGTCTTCCAGCGATTCCTTGCGCACCAGTGCATCGCGAACCAGATGCGCGCCAAAGAAGCGCAACGGCTCTGGCGGCAGCAGCTTCATCTTCTGGTTGACCAGGCCACAGTTGGCCCACTCGTCGTTGGCATGGGTGGCCAGCGACTTGATGATGCGGCTGGCAAACACCGTGGTGGCCACGCCGTTGCCGGAAAAACCGATGCCGTAGCTGACGGTCTGGTGATGGTCGAGGTAGCCAAAGTTGGGCAGGCCCTTCATGGCCCGGTCGATTGGCCCGGTCCAACTGCTGACCACCGGTACATCCTGCAACTGCGGGTACAGGCGGCGCAGTTCGGCAGCGACTTTGTCGGCGGCCGGCGAGGGTTTTTCATACAGGTTGGCAATGCGCCCGGCATAGGCGAACTGGCCCAGCGGCTTGCCGAACACCACGCGACCGTCCGGGGTGTTGCGCCAGTAGTTGAGCACGGTGCGCGAATCGGTCATGCATTCGCCGCCGCTGAAACCGATGGCGTCGAGCTTGGCCTTGACCGGCGCGGTGGCGACCATGTCGCTGGACATGATCGCGATCATCCGGCGCAGCTCGGGGAATTGCGCGCCCCAGGCGTTGAGCGCCAGCACCACGTGGTTGGCTTTTACATGGCCTTTGGCGGTGTGCACCACAGGGTGCTTGCCGCGCTGCAGGTGAGTGAACGGCGATTTCTCGAAAATCTGCACGCCCAGCTTCAATGCCACGCGGCGCAGGCCGCGGGCCAGCGTGGCGGGCTGCACAGTGGCCGCGTTTGGGTCGAAGATGCCGCCCAGCACCAGTGGCGAGCCGACGCGGCCGCGAATGGTCTGGCGGTCCAGTTCCTGGAACGGGTTGACGTCGAGTTTCTGCAGGCCGTCGGTGAGTACGCGCCACGAGTTCATCTGCCGCTGGTTGGTGGCCGTCCACAGCCAGCCGTCCTTGCGGTACTGGGCGTCGATGCCCTGCTCCTGGCAGAAGCTGCCGATCTCGTCGATGGCCGACTCGGCGGCTTCGCAGATACGCCGTGCTTCGACATCACCGCAGATAGTGCGCACCGACAGGTACTTGCCCCACCAGTTGGTGGCCACGCCACCGTTGCGCCCGCTGGCCCCCGAGCCGCAGCGGTCGCGCTCGACGATGACGATGGTTTTTTCCGGGTGCGCCTGTTTCAGGCGGATGGCCGACCACAGGCCAAGGAAGCCACCGCCGACGATGCACACGTCGGCTTGAATCGAGTCCTGCAGGGCAGGGGCCAGGTCGTTGTCCAGGTCCAGCGCCTGGGCATACCAGAATCCACGGTACATGAGGGGTGCCTCTGAGCATGTTTGTCTTGTGCCTACATGATGCTCAGCCGGGGCTGGGGGCTGATATTACAGCCATGACAATTGATAGAACGGCGCCGCCTTTTGTCACGGATTTCCTATTTGTGGGGATGCATATGATATGACGGACGCAGGGCGCGCTTTAGAATGGC
It contains:
- a CDS encoding heme-binding protein — translated: MHSKFVIGHAEVARVLAAARQEALAQKWNVTIAVVDDGGHPLALERLDGCAPASAYIAVEKARTSALGRKETRDYEEMVNGGRTAFVTAPLLTSLEGGVPLRVDGQVVGAIGVSGVKSEQDAQVAKAGAAAL
- the glcF gene encoding glycolate oxidase subunit GlcF; the encoded protein is MQTNLSETSRRLARADEAESILRSCVHCGFCTATCPTYQLLGDELDGPRGRIYLIKQVLEGEPVTASTQLHLDRCLSCRNCESTCPSGVRYHDLLDIGRAVVDQQVQRPLGQRLLRQGLRAVVPRPALFKALTRSGQALRPLLPATLKRKLPARITAPGERPAPRHARQVLMLEGCVQPALSPNTNAAATRLLDRLGISVQPIHQAGCCGAVDYHLNAQEQGLQRARRNIDAWWPAIEAGAEAIVQTASGCGAFVRDYGHLLEHDPRYAAKAARVSALSRDLVEVLRDEPIEQLGLCAEQRLAFHCPCTLQHALKLGGAVEALLTRLGFTLTSVPDGHLCCGSAGTYSLTQPALSLQLRDNRLNALESGKPQVIATANIGCQAHLDGAGRTPVRHWIEIVEAALNPENPHA
- the glcE gene encoding glycolate oxidase subunit GlcE, whose amino-acid sequence is MSMDRDISQALLEQVNQALNQGTPLRIQGSNSKAMLGNPVAGEVLDTRSHRGIVSYDPTELVLTARAGTPLREIEAALHEAGQMLPCEPPHLGPEATLGGMVAAGLSGPRRPWAGSVRDYVLGTRVITGHGKLLRFGGEVMKNVAGYDVSRLMAGSFGCLGLLTEVSLKVLPRPRECLSLRLPMGSHQALAELAEWGQQPLPISAACHDGDALYLRLEGGEGSVQSARQRLGGVTLDSGFWRDLREQRLAFFSDPAPLWRLSLPNATGELHLPGRQLIDWGGAQRWLKSSAPAQAIRDQVTKVGGHATCYAPGAASSPPLHAALMRYHRALKQQLDPQGVFNPGRLYPDL
- the glcD gene encoding glycolate oxidase subunit GlcD; the encoded protein is MNILYDERVDGALPAVDQAALLQALRSALPDLEVLHREEDLKPYECDGLSAYRTVPLLVVLPERLEQVQTLLKLCHQRGVPVVARGAGTGLSGGALPLAKGILLVMARFNRILEVNPQGRYARVQPGVRNLAISQAAAPHGMYYAPDPSSQIACSIGGNVAENAGGVHCLKYGLTVHNLLKVDILTVEGEHLTLGSDALDSPGFDLLALFTGSEGMLGIVTEVTVKLLPRPQVARVLLASFDSVEDAGRAVAEIIAAGIIPGGLEMMDNLAIRAAEDFIHAGYPVDAAAILLCELDGVEADVHDDCERVAAVLTQAGAREVRLACDEAERVRFWAGRKNAFPAVGRISPDYYCMDGTIPRRELPRVLKGISDLSSEYGLRVANVFHAGDGNMHPLILFDANLPGELERAEAIGGKILELCVAVGGSITGEHGVGREKINQMCAQFNSDEITLFHAVKAAFDPQGLLNPGKNIPTLHRCAEFGAMHVHHGQLPFPELERF
- the glcC gene encoding transcriptional regulator GlcC produces the protein MVTDGKGKVADQVAERVERLIVDGVLKVGQALPSERRLVEKLGCSRSALREGLRILRGRGIIDTEQGRGSFVADLTGQAGATPLMHLFSSQPRTLFDLLEVRALLEAESARLAALRATEVDRLLIRRRYEEMLAAHEAAEALDAREHARRDHAFHRAISEASHNPVLVHTLQSLSDLTLSTVFASVNNLYCRPAQKRQIDRQHARLYHAVMEQLPEQAQRAAREHINGIRDSLREIEQEEQRLVRATMRMDGWG
- a CDS encoding DUF2388 domain-containing protein; protein product: MRHLLLAPALLLLLPAGAALARVDAGDVATSAGVSASLYSTFKDDKRIIPARDELSAFVASGGAIRGAYVESALEQVRKDHPGLQANDEELARAILSQDDRIADH
- a CDS encoding NAD(P)-dependent oxidoreductase translates to MSEHIVFLDDEGLAPSTRLKRPDCDHSWQQYAYTHPDQVPEHLKDATVALTCSVPLREEHLRQLPRLKMISLALTGRDIVDVDYCEANGIEVSSVPGYAANTVAEHSLAMILELFRRPAAFTRLMRQVHAGDKPYQNIYFNHRIRDVRDKQLAIIGSGPIALRLAHLARAFGMQVLFEDRGGKRKGTDCRPLAELLKSCDVLSINCPLTPETYNLIDVDQLALMKPDAIVVNTGRGGVVNETALIRALQQGRLGGVALDVVEVEPLHPSNPLFELIDRDDFLLNPHIAWSSEDAMQQLMDSAVDNISDFVARQVSEKRTRTA
- a CDS encoding NAD(P)/FAD-dependent oxidoreductase; its protein translation is MYRGFWYAQALDLDNDLAPALQDSIQADVCIVGGGFLGLWSAIRLKQAHPEKTIVIVERDRCGSGASGRNGGVATNWWGKYLSVRTICGDVEARRICEAAESAIDEIGSFCQEQGIDAQYRKDGWLWTATNQRQMNSWRVLTDGLQKLDVNPFQELDRQTIRGRVGSPLVLGGIFDPNAATVQPATLARGLRRVALKLGVQIFEKSPFTHLQRGKHPVVHTAKGHVKANHVVLALNAWGAQFPELRRMIAIMSSDMVATAPVKAKLDAIGFSGGECMTDSRTVLNYWRNTPDGRVVFGKPLGQFAYAGRIANLYEKPSPAADKVAAELRRLYPQLQDVPVVSSWTGPIDRAMKGLPNFGYLDHHQTVSYGIGFSGNGVATTVFASRIIKSLATHANDEWANCGLVNQKMKLLPPEPLRFFGAHLVRDALVRKESLEDHDQDAGFVTRQLVGMAPAGYVPAQKK